In the Oryzias latipes chromosome 23, ASM223467v1 genome, one interval contains:
- the LOC101167693 gene encoding shaker-related potassium channel tsha2: MTVVPAENLDETVALAALSAQDVFEPEPAQNQDCCERVVINISGLRFETQLKTLAQFPATLLGDPRKRMRFFDPLRNEYFFDRNRPSFDAIVYYYQSGGRLRRPVNVPVDIFMEEIKFYELGEEVIENFKEDEGFIKEEERPLPEHEFQRQVWLLFEYPESSGAARGIAIVSVLVILISIVIFCLETLPEFREDARDLEAQPYVNGTASADRANPFTDPFFIVETLCIIWFSFELLVRFLACPSKPAFFKNIMNTIDIVAIMPYFITLGLELAEHQGNGQQAMSLAILRVIRLVRVFRIFKLSRHSKGLQILGKTLQASMRELGLLIFFLFIGVILFSSAVYFAETDDPHSGFSSIPDAFWWAVVSMTTVGYGDMCPVTIGGKIVGSLCAIAGVLTIALPVPVIVSNFNYFYHRETEHEEQFQYTHVTCGQQHPAFGDLKGSDSRASLSRSEDADSIKYTNCSPHKGALTDV, encoded by the coding sequence ATGACAGTGGTGCCCGCGGAGAACCTGGATGAGACTGTGGCTCTGGCCGCGCTGTCAGCCCAGGATGTGTTCGAACCGGAACCGGCCCAGAACCAGGACTGCTGCGAGCGCGTGGTCATCAACATCTCCGGGCTGCGCTTCGAGACGCAGCTGAAGACGCTCGCGCAGTTCCCCGCCACCTTGCTGGGGGACCCGCGCAAGAGGATGCGCTTCTTCGACCCGCTGAGGAACGAGTACTTCTTCGATCGGAACCGACCCAGCTTTGACGCCATCGTCTACTACTACCAGTCCGGCGGGCGGCTGCGCAGACCCGTCAACGTGCCGGTGGACATCTTCATGGAGGAGATCAAATTCTACGAGCTGGGGGAGGAGGTGATCGAGAATTTCAAGGAGGACGAGGGCTTCAtcaaggaggaggagcgcccgcTGCCCGAGCACGAGTTCCAGCGGCAGGTCTGGCTGCTTTTCGAGTACCCGGAGAGCTCCGGAGCCGCGCGCGGCATCGCCATCGTGTCCGTGCTCGTCATCCTCATCTCCATCGTGATCTTCTGCCTGGAGACTTTACCGGAGTTCAGGGAAGACGCCAGAGACTTGGAGGCGCAGCCCTACGTGAACGGAACCGCCAGCGCAGACCGGGCGAACCCCTTCACGGACCCGTTCTTCATCGTGGAGACGCTCTGCATCATCTGGTTCTCCTTCGAGCTGCTGGTCCGGTTCCTGGCGTGTCCCAGCAAACCCGCCTTCTTCAAGAACATCATGAACACCATCGACATCGTGGCCATCATGCCCTACTTCATCACGCTGGGGCTGGAGCTGGCGGAGCACCAGGGCAACGGCCAGCAGGCCATGTCTCTGGCCATCCTGAGGGTCATCCGCCTGGTCCGGGTCTTCCGGATCTTCAAGCTGTCCCGCCACTCCAAGGGGCTGCAGATCCTGGGGAAGACGCTGCAGGCCAGCATGCGCGAGCTGGGGCtgctcatcttcttcctcttcatcgGAGTCATCCTCTTCTCCAGCGCCGTGTACTTCGCGGAGACCGACGACCCTCACTCGGGCTTCTCCAGCATCCCCGACGCCTTCTGGTGGGCCGTGGTCTCCATGACGACGGTGGGCTACGGAGACATGTGTCCGGTCACCATCGGGGGGAAGATCGTGGGCTCGCTGTGCGCCATCGCGGGGGTTCTGACCATCGCGCTGCCGGTTCCGGTCATCGTGTCCAACTTCAACTACTTCTACCACCGCGAGACCGAGCACGAAGAGCAGTTCCAGTACACGCACGTGACCTGCGGCCAGCAGCATCCGGCCTTCGGAGACCTGAAGGGGAGCGACAGCAGAGCGTCGCTGTCCCGGTCCGAGGACGCAGACTCCATCAAGTACACCAACTGCAGCCCGCACAAAGGCGCGCTCACCGACGTCTGA